A genome region from Schlesneria paludicola DSM 18645 includes the following:
- a CDS encoding HNH endonuclease signature motif containing protein — MSTAPQKHKPPTVGIKAPRSYHRWYRLRAWWGPVGLRANQLSKEPLCQVCQLANRIRPATDVDHIRRHGGKWSLFFDASNLQSLCKSCHSEKTARGE, encoded by the coding sequence ATGTCGACCGCTCCGCAGAAACACAAGCCGCCCACGGTCGGCATCAAGGCCCCGAGATCGTACCACCGCTGGTATCGCCTACGGGCCTGGTGGGGGCCGGTCGGCCTGCGAGCCAACCAGCTCTCGAAAGAGCCGTTGTGCCAGGTGTGCCAGCTCGCGAACCGAATCCGCCCAGCGACCGACGTCGACCACATTCGACGTCACGGCGGGAAATGGTCCCTTTTCTTCGACGCCAGCAACTTACAGTCGCTTTGCAAATCATGTCATAGCGAGAAGACCGCGCGCGGCGAGTGA
- a CDS encoding DNA-methyltransferase, whose protein sequence is MKPYYERAGISIYHGDCHEVFPVLPPKSFSVMLTDPPYCSGGASSSAKTADPVDKYCHNGNALGRPTFSGDAKDQRSFVTWSVFWMSACRRLLKDGGYGLVFTDWRQLPSLTDAFQAADFTWRGLIAWDKGGGSRSPHKGYARHQCEYLVWGKNGKCRPRQDAGPFPGCHHEPVRHADKFHIVGKPTELMVKLVDFCPQGESLIDCFAGSGTTLVAAAKTGRFGAGIEREEANCEIAAERLDELFDVSCRQ, encoded by the coding sequence ATGAAGCCGTACTACGAACGAGCAGGCATCTCTATCTACCACGGTGATTGCCACGAAGTATTCCCGGTACTTCCGCCCAAATCATTCTCCGTCATGCTGACCGATCCACCTTATTGCTCAGGCGGTGCATCATCGTCAGCGAAAACGGCTGATCCGGTCGACAAGTATTGCCACAACGGGAACGCACTGGGACGGCCGACATTCTCAGGCGATGCAAAAGATCAACGTTCATTCGTGACCTGGTCCGTATTCTGGATGTCAGCTTGCCGCCGCTTATTGAAAGATGGTGGCTATGGCTTGGTGTTCACCGATTGGCGACAGTTGCCGTCTTTGACAGATGCGTTTCAGGCTGCCGATTTCACATGGCGCGGTTTGATCGCATGGGACAAAGGCGGCGGATCTCGATCACCGCACAAAGGCTATGCGCGTCACCAATGTGAGTACCTGGTTTGGGGTAAAAACGGCAAATGCCGACCTCGGCAAGATGCTGGTCCATTTCCAGGCTGCCACCATGAACCCGTTCGGCACGCGGACAAGTTCCACATCGTCGGCAAACCCACAGAATTGATGGTGAAACTTGTCGATTTCTGCCCGCAAGGTGAATCACTCATCGACTGTTTTGCGGGCAGTGGAACGACACTCGTCGCCGCCGCCAAGACAGGTCGATTTGGTGCTGGAATTGAACGCGAAGAGGCGAATTGCGAGATCGCGGCCGAACGATTGGACGAACTCTTCGATGTGAGCTGTCGTCAATAA
- a CDS encoding terminase large subunit, whose amino-acid sequence MRKCRVSANRRDLERYCDDVLAKKVVVGTLERAAVERYRHDCDTAGARGIYWDDDDFERTISFVQLLKHSTGEFCGHPFILKPWQKFVAGNLFAWKNKDTGFRRFRECFISMGRGNGKSPFMAALVNRLYLLDNEPRSQFQLAAVERAQAEIVFNEIYEQLKSQPAFGDRFNYYRAKHGKKSIVDKILGGVIEPLGSEGRDGYNLLGYVADEIHAWTEEHQALWEKLESSMRKRRQPLGMVISTAGDDRSKLWLRVHKFSSQIARMLIQEDRHFSFICEIDEDDRKASLYDETSWRKGNPNLDISVKREALRLIANKAKNDPVCFNEWLRYHMNVRVRSVTKVIDHAMWIAGGSALPDLTGRHCHGGLDLGWRNDLASFYLCFPLDKKRFAFKGWNWLPRHGGRDLTAAPWPQWIEQRNVTPTDGEATDPEAIYERLKQVRRDYAISSVALDPNNARAVGLHLVNNMGMSVFDFGQNGQSYNEPIREFLTALGEGRILHDNDPVLAWAADNLVLRTNSAGLVMPAKDQADEKIDPIVAAFMAFARCLYGDPVSSGPRIRSL is encoded by the coding sequence GTGCGCAAATGCCGAGTCTCGGCGAACCGCAGGGATCTTGAGCGGTATTGCGACGACGTCCTAGCGAAAAAGGTTGTCGTCGGCACGCTCGAACGTGCGGCCGTCGAACGATACCGGCATGACTGTGACACCGCAGGCGCTCGCGGCATCTACTGGGACGATGACGATTTCGAACGAACGATTTCGTTTGTTCAGCTTTTGAAGCATTCGACCGGGGAATTCTGCGGCCACCCGTTCATTCTGAAGCCCTGGCAAAAGTTCGTCGCCGGGAACCTGTTCGCCTGGAAGAACAAGGACACCGGTTTCCGCCGGTTCCGCGAATGCTTCATCAGCATGGGACGCGGCAACGGTAAGTCGCCGTTCATGGCTGCCCTGGTCAACCGCCTCTATCTGCTAGACAACGAACCTCGATCACAGTTCCAGCTCGCGGCAGTCGAACGGGCCCAGGCCGAGATCGTTTTCAACGAGATCTACGAGCAGCTCAAATCGCAACCGGCCTTCGGCGATCGCTTCAATTACTACCGCGCGAAACACGGCAAGAAGTCGATCGTCGACAAGATCCTCGGCGGTGTGATCGAGCCACTCGGGAGTGAAGGCCGCGACGGTTACAACCTGCTTGGCTACGTCGCCGATGAGATCCACGCCTGGACCGAAGAGCATCAGGCCCTCTGGGAAAAACTCGAATCGTCCATGCGAAAGCGACGGCAGCCGCTTGGGATGGTGATTTCGACGGCTGGCGATGACCGCTCGAAGTTGTGGCTTCGCGTCCACAAGTTCAGCTCTCAGATCGCTCGAATGTTGATTCAGGAAGATCGTCACTTCTCGTTCATCTGTGAAATCGACGAGGACGATCGGAAGGCCTCGTTGTACGACGAAACGTCCTGGCGGAAGGGAAACCCGAACCTCGACATCAGCGTCAAACGTGAGGCTTTGCGGCTGATCGCGAACAAAGCGAAGAACGATCCCGTCTGTTTCAACGAATGGTTGCGGTATCACATGAACGTCCGCGTCCGGTCCGTCACGAAGGTGATCGATCACGCGATGTGGATTGCAGGAGGATCCGCGCTACCCGATTTGACCGGAAGGCACTGTCACGGCGGCCTCGATCTTGGCTGGCGAAACGACCTAGCCTCGTTTTATCTCTGCTTCCCGCTCGACAAGAAGCGTTTCGCCTTCAAAGGCTGGAACTGGCTGCCTCGCCACGGCGGCCGTGATCTGACCGCCGCCCCGTGGCCGCAGTGGATCGAACAACGAAATGTCACTCCGACCGATGGCGAAGCGACCGATCCGGAAGCCATCTACGAACGTCTGAAACAGGTTCGTCGAGACTATGCCATTTCGTCCGTGGCACTCGATCCGAATAACGCCAGGGCGGTCGGTCTGCACCTGGTCAACAACATGGGGATGAGCGTGTTCGACTTCGGTCAGAACGGTCAGTCCTACAACGAACCGATCCGCGAATTTCTTACCGCCCTGGGTGAAGGCCGCATCCTCCACGACAACGACCCCGTGCTGGCCTGGGCTGCCGACAACCTGGTTCTGCGCACCAATTCGGCCGGCTTAGTGATGCCAGCGAAAGATCAGGCGGACGAAAAGATTGATCCGATCGTCGCCGCCTTCATGGCGTTCGCCCGTTGCTTGTATGGCGATCCCGTGAGTTCCGGACCTCGGATCAGGAGTTTGTGA
- a CDS encoding phage terminase small subunit P27 family: MGKRGPGKTPVATLKQRGTFRADRHSDEVDEQLGPSLPDPPPHFDAEQIELWNKIGGKLAARGLMTDLDAQAFELLIASYVGMLQAQDALAADDLIVYVGEQSTPMANPLVNIIAKNTAMLKWCLTQFGCTPSARTGINPAKRIEKTIDPMAALLAGTSASKRPEKCTTRKKAKS; this comes from the coding sequence ATGGGCAAGCGTGGACCAGGCAAGACGCCCGTCGCGACATTGAAGCAACGGGGCACGTTCCGAGCTGATCGTCATTCCGATGAAGTCGACGAGCAGCTCGGTCCCTCATTGCCAGATCCGCCGCCGCACTTCGACGCGGAGCAGATCGAACTGTGGAACAAGATCGGCGGAAAGCTCGCGGCTCGCGGCTTGATGACCGATCTCGACGCCCAGGCGTTCGAGCTGCTGATCGCCAGCTACGTGGGCATGCTGCAAGCTCAAGACGCACTGGCTGCCGATGACCTGATCGTCTACGTGGGCGAACAGTCGACACCGATGGCCAACCCGCTTGTGAACATCATCGCGAAGAACACCGCGATGCTGAAATGGTGCCTCACTCAGTTCGGCTGCACTCCATCGGCCCGTACCGGCATCAACCCCGCGAAACGCATCGAAAAGACCATCGATCCAATGGCCGCGTTGTTGGCTGGTACATCTGCGAGCAAACGACCCGAAAAGTGTACCACCCGGAAAAAGGCGAAGTCATGA